Genomic window (Ananas comosus cultivar F153 linkage group 1, ASM154086v1, whole genome shotgun sequence):
tcgatgatagaattttcgaatcgatgatcagctccgtaagacttgatctagcgtatttgaagtttctagaaaataatttttgtgattttttgatatcatttacctagcaatcgaaaagattcaaaatcaataatttttaatagctgAAAATAagaattctataaaaagtgatgatatagcactaaaattttcgatcagaaatattgaacttgttgtacatagtataaaaaattttgtatcaaaatttcatctgatttgaatacttctacaccgttaaatttaaaaactgcatatatcaaccattaaaaattattaattttgaataatttcgatcattaagcaaatgatatcaaaaaatcgcaaaaattattttctagagacttcaaatatcctagatcaagtctaacggaaccgatcgtcgatccgaattttaaattttaaatttgttattttataactttgaaatttaaatttgatctgaaatttaaaattttgatatttaaaattaaattttaaaaatttaatatctaattttaaaatttaaaagttaaaattttaattttaaaattcaattataggaataatattattattttccatttataactaccaactattcttcttattctcaaaaaccatccaaacacaatttttctagttccagcttatactcataaTTTTATCCAAACAAAAAAGATATCCTTGTTCCTATAAAATCCATACTTGTTCCTATTTCCgatataactagttcctactaattcccgATCCAAAcggatagggatagggataggcccctatccccctttatacccaaacgctaattttttatccgagaatagtagttctcggttatctccaccaacactttcattttctatataaaactacttaatatttttcttatctccggaaataacctaatttttatccaaacgttattttttctTATCCCTATACTTGTACTTATCCTGTAATAGCTAATTCTTgattatacccgaaccaaatggtacaagttttctcttattttttattttttattttttgaattattggaGATGGCAGTTGGTATGGAATCTGTGGCACCAGTGAAAGTGGGGTAGGAAACtaaaaaaaaggtcaaaataataataataataataataataataataaagtagagaggaaaagaagatgTTAGGTAGGGATTATGTTCCTAAAGAAGTATCtacttttattctttaataaaGGACAAAGAAATTCAATTAATACAATAatgtgaataataataatactgaaaaaaaaaatgtgtaatCTATAACACAAATGCAAGAACTTTGGACAACCAATACAAAACCAGGCCATTGGGCCCATCTGGTATTTCTGGAAGGGTGGTTATGGACCGCgattgaaaaatattatgtttgtttttataaaaaatattgcgATGTAGcgtaaattataataatttgattgtgATGTAATTTTTATGATCCCACTTTGCAAACAAAATTGATGCTGGTaggtttttaaccgttagatcagcactgttgatcatttacacccgttagattatactattcaaccaactacccactcaaccctggggGCTCACATCATCTGAACCACATATTTCTTAATCTAAGGgtgaaaaatttacaagcactaatgtcttggtacttttaaaagaatAGGAACTCAATTCTACAAATTAAAGCGATACTAATTGTACATCCAAAAGtgaatgtaaattttacatttcaCCCGTCTAAGGATCAATTTTATCCTTGTAATCGTGTCacaattctatattttttaatactaaaattttaaagggttgATTTTATACAGGTCCcagtaaatatagtgaattgtaaatatatcactataaaattcaatttttatatattgtctctacaaaagtcctgatattttttcaaatatattcatgTTGTCATaattcgttagaaaaaattagtcaattataggtaaaatacttaaccctatttagttaatgaggtgaattgacttTTTTACCCCTCTTCAAATAACAGTTggaacttttggagggatatatttgtgatggcaaaaaagttatttcactgataaaataaacaatattttaacggtaacaagtgagaaaacatatttgaaaatatttgaattttgtagaaacaacatataaaagttgaattttataaaaatatatttgtaattcactatatttacattgacctgtatgaaattaatcaaattttaaaatataaattgtacatATAGTACTTtcttgaaaattaattaaagacaAGGGGTGGGGTTAGCAAGTCTCTGTTGTGATGTTTAAGTCCCATAAATTGTGGCCTGTGAAATTTGAACCCCATATACTATCAATTTTTCACATTTATTTCACAACTCTTTTATTAGTAGCTttcactatttatttatttatttatttattatatataggtgAGAGTCCCACATCAACACTATTTCTGGGGCCAATTCAAACTACTAGATTGAGCTTTTATGTAACACTCATCAATACAAACAAGTGAAACGCGAAACAAGTGAAAGGCGAGTGGTACGGCACGCTCCCTGCATTTTTGAAATGCGAAACAAGTGAAAGGCGAGTGGTACGGCACGCTCCCTGCATTTTTGGGGTTCGGTGGGGCCCACCAGTGGGGGGCGTCGCGggttttagcttttttttttctctccgctCGCGTTGCCCTCCCgccccgctctctctctctctctccacgtCCACCCTCCCCAATCCCCGCATCTTCCTCTGTCTCTCTCCGCCGTCCGATCTCCTCACCGAGATCCGCCGGGGTTCGCGGAGAGCCTGTACGGCATTTTCCCCGCGTTTAGGGGGTTCGTTGGGGCCCACCAGCGGAGGCATCGCGGGTTTCTCTCTCCGCGTTGCCCTCCGcgtcttcctctctctccccgcCGTCCGATCTCCTCGCCGAGATCCGCCGATCCCGGCATGATCCTCCCCCGGGGAGATCTGCCGAGGATCTCCCCCGATCTCTCGCATCTAGCTTCCAGGCGTTTCGAGGGTCCGATGAGGTCCACCAGCGAGGAGCGGGGGCGCCGGCGTGGTCGGGCGCGAGCGGGCGCGCGTGCTGGCGCGAGTCGGCGCGGGCCGGGCATGGGTGACGTGGctccccacctctctctctccgatctcCCCACGCGGCACGCGGATCCGCAGGGATCCGCGGTGCGATCTgcggggttttttttttccctccgcGCTGtcccctctctctatctctcttcgCGATCCGCCGTCCGATCTCCCTGCCGGGATCCGCGGTCTCTCCGACCTCCCAGCGGGATTCGCGNGCGGCACGCGGATCCGCAGGGATCCGCGGTGCGATCTgcggggttttttttttccctccgcGCTGtcccctctctctatctctcttcgCGATCCGCCGTCCGATCTCCCTGCCGGGATCCGCGGTCTCTCCGACCTCCCAGCGGGATTCGCGGCACGATCCTCGCCGGTGTGAGATCTGGCGAGGATCTCTTGGCCACCGCCTCGCCCCCGCCTCTTTCTCTCCTATcacgcatctctctctctctccgatccCGCCTCTCTCTCTTCGATCTCTCTCCGATCTCCCCACAGGAATCCGCGCTCAAATCTCTCTCCGATCTCCCTGCCGGGATCCGCGCACCTCCTGCGCTCTCTCCGACTCCTGCCGGGATCCAAGGTGCGATCTTCGCCGGTGGGGATCTGGCGaggatcttcttctcctcttccccCTCCCCATCGCGCGCCCTCGCAAGCCCCCTCGCCCTCTCCGTTGCGCCCGCTCCCTGTTCGACCAAATGCCGAGCCGATCGCGGGGCGCTCCGCGGGCATCGAGAGGTGGGGCGCGGCGccgggggtgggggtgggggtagAGATAGGATTTGGGTGAGGATCCGTCGCCGAAGGCAGCAGCGGTGGTGGCGCGCTACACGGTGGGGCCCATCTCCGTGTCTGCGACTTCAAGTGAGTTCTAAtttgctttccttttttttcccctttcaaGAAGATCAGTATATAGTTCATTGGATTAGAAAAGATTATTATATGTTTATACATATATGATTTGTTGTTCCTGGTGTGAATGTTGTATTGGAGAATTCTTAATCCTAAGTTTGTGAATGTGTGCCCCAAAAACGCGGTTGATTTGATGCTTTTGGGCATTTTTTTGGCTCGCGGTAGGGCTTAATGAAGCATTGTCTGAGATCAAAGTGGTGGCGCGCTGCACGCCGTACAATCCCATCGACAgcggcgacggcgccgcccCAGCAAGCTTCGCAGCGGAGCTCGGCCTCTTCACCTCAGTGCTTGGCGACGGGGGCAACGAGATTGACGCATCCTCCTCTTTCAAATCACTCAATCCAACTGTACGACCCTCAAATTTCCAATTCCCACTAAACTTAAACGTAATTTACATCAATACAGCAATGATTCTTCTTACTGCTGTTTATTAGGTTTGTTTAATTCATAAATATCCTTTCCATGCattcttaataaatttattgctACTTGCTGAGGACCTAGCTACCTCTAGGACCCTCATTTACCAAGTGATTAGAATCATAGATCTTGCGCAGGATAGTGTATAATCAGGATGCTGCGAAATGCAATATGTCATATGTTGGATTCGtctttattttgtatattctatttaattattttcatataaCATGATTATTAGTATTTTCAATGTGTTTCGGATTATTCATTATCGATAATTTCATGGTCATAGTTCATGATTCTTAATTATCTGTTACTGTTGTTTTTGAAtgcttattaattattattttgtccgCCGACTATTCTGTTGCTCTTATTTCTCAATGCTGTGATGACCTCTCCCTTAAATGGCAAGCACATTAGAGATAGCAAGAAAGGTTGAAATTAGGTAGAAATAAGCATTGAAAATAGTGGAAAAGTTTATTTTTCACTATacttttttaaatcttttttccTTTGGAACCTAAGATGATAGTAATGGTTTACTAAAAAAGAGGTCGATCCAGCTATCAAAACATCTTAAAGGTGGCAAAGTTTTCTTAAAAACCCAAACTTCATTAAATAagtttttatttgttgcataatATTGtagattttatttcttttggaaTTATTGTGTTTTTCTTTACAGTTATGACGCTgctcttgaaatttaaaaatttattcgaAAACCCATGTGCTAAAAAACATCATCTTAGTTAACACAAAATATAGAATTTCTttctcttcaaatttttaatatatatatatatatatattatttatacatgtgaaattttaatgttaaatcatttatttgtattttttgtttcaGTTAAGCTACTGGATCGTATTTCAATTGTACTAATATTGGTCATCTTAGGTTATCTGTATTTGTTTCATTTTAggctttttttctctaaaagttATCATATTTTTTCCTTCCCTTTATTAGTTACTTCATAATTTTGTGCCTCCTTTTGTCTTATTTCAAGTGATGATGATTCACAACTTTGGCATCATCTTTTGTGTTATTTCAGGTAATGTCCTGTGAACTCAAGTACTgctttttatatgtttttttttaattttttacattgTGATGAAGCTCAACTGAAATCTTTGGCAGAGGAAATGCAAGCAGTAAGCAAAGGACCGGAGAAAGTTGAACAAGAATTAACTGCATCTGAGAACGATGGTCGTGTGTCCGAGACTTTCCGCAAGGTATACTGATGCGCAATTATTTCGACCTTTTGCTTCCTTCATTACAAAGTTTATTAGTTTGTTAGTCTGATCGTCTTTGCTTCTGCCTTTTGGCCACTGTTAGCTTAATTTTGTCCCACAAATTCTTCCAATGTTTCACTAAGATGTTAGAGAGCAATTTGTTCAGAATCCAAAGCAAGCCCCTAAAGAGTGATATCACCATAAGACAGCCGTGACCGGTGTGTTTTTAGGATACAACTTCATGAGTATTAAGTGAAATCAAACTCGGTTGTGGTTTGTGATTTGTCtcttatttattcattttatgtAGGGGCCTGCGCAATAACTGCTTTCTTTTCTTCAGACACTGAAGACTTTTCTTAATGTTGCTGAAGCTGAAGTTAGGGCTTTAACTTCGTTGTATTCTAACGTGGTGAGTATGAGATTTTTCACAAAACAGGATCTGAAGATGTTTTGAGATACAACTCTTTCTCAGTTAAGATTTAAGTTCTTGAGAAATTTATCATACTTAAACATAACAGGGGAGGAATGCTGATGCTTTAGCTCTTTATTTTGGAGAAGGTCCTGCCCGCTGTCCATTCGAGCAAGGTGAGTGTTGTGTCGGTGCATCAAATTTGCTTCAAAAGACCTAAGTTTCCAAATTTGAGTGCCATATTAATAGCTTCGTATACTAAATCATATGTCTTCGGCGTATCATCTGGTAGTATTTAAACTGATTCTTTTCATGCCTTTATATATACCTCTACCTGCTTGCTACCTGTGGCTTgcttactgttttttttttttttccttgactAATTTTTTCTATGTACATCGCATTTCTACCCGAGTTTTTAAACTGTCTCACATGTAttcttttcaaaagaaaatttcatcttaattaTTTATGCGAGCAGCGAGGagaatttattttctctcttttgtttttagcTTCCTATATGCATAAAAATGGGTTCTATCCATTCAGTTCTATCTGGAAATATCACTATCATATCCCTCATTTGCCTCCTTTTGTTGTGCAGTGGTCTCGACGCTTTGGCctggtcatatatatatatccctttctactcttttatatatatatatatatatatatatatatatattccccaCTAGCTATATTTGTCTATGATAATTATTGGCTGTGAATGATACCCGCCTTAACCTATCATAGAAAGAAATCAACATCAATCCTCAACCAATACCAACATCTCTTCATCAAGCATTAATCAAGCATCAAACTAAGCTATAATCAAATTAGAAGTAAGGAGATTAGGAAAGGTATTTACAGAATTTGAACAACACAGTTTATCAGCAGGGAAATAGGTAGAGGTGATAAGTATTATAGATGTTAGAGATTGACCTTTCTATACTTCTTTCCCTCTTCTTTGTTTTGGTACTTATCGAATGTTAGTTCTTGAAATGCCTTTTGAGGCAATGATGATGTGAAGGAAAAAAGATAAGAGATTTGGACGGTCTAAAGCCCTTGCCGACCATCTCTTAAGTTTGCTATTTCCTCTGCTGATTGCCTTACGATAGTAGAGCGAGTCTCTTTATACTTCACATTGCAGATTACTGGTGTTGCTTTAAAACAACTCTGAAGAATAAGAAAGGTTATGTTGCACCGAGCCCACCACCTACCCGTCGCGACGGCTGCTCCtcactcctcctcctctgcctgACCCGCCACTAGTCCGGCGACCCTCCCTCGATCCTACCTTCCTCCGTACCGTCCGGTTATTGCGCGCCCATCGCCCGTCGGCCATGGCCTCCCTCTTGATCGCCTACTCTGCCATGAGGGCACACCCCGCGACCGCCAGCTCATTCGCACCAGCCTTGCCGCGTTCCTGCCGACTCGCCCACGCCGCTCAAGCCCCGCCCTTTGCCCCCGGGACTCGCGCGCGTCGGCCGCCGCCGCAAGCGTTTCGTCCACGCACCACCAGCTCGACGACGTCCACGCGTCAAGAACGCCATGGGCTGCGTGAGCGCTCTCCCTTCATCCTCCCCCCGCCTCTCTCGATCTAGGCTTTTCTCTACTTACGGAATTTGTTTGGTGATCGATCATGCGCGGCGATTGATCCGAAATTTGATTGACTCTTCTTCGTTTACTCCTAGACCGTGAATAATGTGTTGGTGGAGTTACGTCGGCGGCCTTTCTCGCTACATCAGCAGGAATTTGGTGAGTACAGTGTTCGACGTAATTACTAGTGTTGAATCTTGTGATAATCCctgtattttttgttttgtttgttttgttttgataATACAATTTTAGTCTTCATCACATTGCTTTTCTCCATCTCGCTCATAGATAGTTTCCTGATCTCACACATTTTTGCAGCGCCATCATTGGTTTCAATTTGTAGGTCGTATGAACTCGCCATgtgaataacaataataatgcaGAAGACGATTTTATCCGAATTGTGCATCTTCGACGTGATTGAACATTCGATAATTCTATCGGTCCTGCGTTCTGCGCAAGACACCGATTAATctttttagtgaaaaatttaAGGATCAAATCATAATTTGTGAAAAGTCAGTAACTAGCTTGTATGTAATCTTACTTTTACTGCAGTGTTGCTCTCTTCGTCTTCTCTGCTTCTTCGGTGATTGACAAATTTTGGCTATGTAATTGTTCCGCATGTGAAACAGATGacggaaaaagagaaaaactgcTAGCCGAACCTTCGAGTGAGATCAGACCACTCGTCCAATGTTCGTCCTATACAGTAGATCATGCAAGTGCTTTACCTTCTCACTAAAcgtaaattttcttttccttgttagGTTATTGTATTATGGATCTTTAGAACTAATCATATTGTTTATTCATATAAGTAGGATTTGGCGGAGATGCATGAAAGGCGGAAGATGGGCCGAATGGGGGAATTGGATCGTGCGACCTCGAAGGATATTAGTAAATATTgacaaaaaataaatctatGCCATGATAAAGGTAAGTATCAAGAACCAATACGCTTTGAGAAACATTTAGGGCCACAGTAGTAAATACGCCATAAAGGACAGAAACCTAAGGAAGCTATCGCCGGTATTGAACCTCTTAAAGATGGACCTTCAATTTCATACGCAGATTGCTCAATAGAAGATCCAATTACGAACAGTGAATTTTCAATAGAAGAAGGTTAACAGTATCAAAAGAAGATCAATTAACGAACAGTGATTATCAATAAAAAAAGCGTTATAGTTGtcgagagagaaaggaaggTTGCGCACAAATCCAGAGTCAATACTTCAGGGTTGACTCTTTTTTCGAGGATGAGCCCATCGTCTTGTAAAAAGTAATTCGgatacaacaaaataaaaaaaatgtgcgCATTGCTTTAGAGAAACGTAAGCGGGAACACAATTAATTCCCTACAGCCGCGGAGGCACGTGCGTGACCGTTCGATTGGGTTCTGTAGCTGATTATTATAGGCGATAGCACATAGGGTCTCCGGGGAATGAGATGCGATCACCTTCTCTTTTTTGCTCCTCTTTTTTGAAGAAATAGTGATTGGAAATGCCATCGGCGCTGAGGATCAGAAACAATTTTTGTAATCCTTTTACATCAATTAGGATAATCGCATTATCTCTTTGTTAAAAGCATGTTCGGTCGAGTTCGTTATTCTTGCAAACAACTTggtaaatattgaaattttaaaaaacactaTTTAGGAATCTCATATTTTGAGCACTCGTGATCGCGGAAACTGAGACTATTCGCTCCTCTTCACCCCGAGAATGGGGCTGCGCGCGCCGCCCGCGGATCAAAGGCGTCACTGCACCCGGCCACCGAGGCTTCAATATACTTATCTCAAAGCGTTGCAAGATGAACGAACTCGCCAGACATGCTTTTAACAAAGGATAATGTCAGATCATCCTAGATTGATTAGTAAGGCCACATTACCTAAAATTGTTTCTGATCCTCAGTCGCCGATAGCACATTCCAATCTACATCTTCTTCCAAAAaggaggaaagaagaagaaggtgggaTCGCACTCGTTCCCTTGAAGAACCCCTGTCCTATCGATAAAAATCTTCTACAATGAAGCCAACTCGAACCGGTCCGAACGCGTGCCCATCCGCCGCTGTAAGGAATTCAATGTTCTGCTGCTATACGTTTCCCTCTAACAAACAATCGAccattttattttccttttgttgTAGTCCGAATACTTTTTTACAAAGACAGCGTTCTCTCAGAAAAGAGTCATCCTAAAGCATGACTCTGTAAAGATTTGCGCAACTTCCTGTTCTCATCCGACAATATAAACCTTGTTGTCATTGAGAATATCACTGTTCGTTAAGGATCTTCTTGATACAGTAACCTTCTTCATTGAGAATCACTGTTCGTAAGATCTTCTATTAGAGATGGCAATGAATTGAAAGGTCATCTTTAAGGGGTTCAATTCCGAGCGTATAGCTCCTTAGGTTTTCGCACTTTTGGCGTATTACGATTATGCACAATAATTTTTCCAAAGCAGTAATTGTTCTTGAATACCTGTATCATGCATAGGTTTATTTTTTCTGCAATATTATACTACATATCAACTTGGAGATTTCGCTCGATCCATTCCCATTTCGCCCATCCTTCGCCTCATTCATCATCTTCCGTCAATCCAAACTTATATTGTAAAACAATAATGATTAGTTTCTAAAAGATCCATtataaactaaaaaagaaaaaaaaaatgtagtttAGGTGAGAAGTAAAGCATTTCATGGATCACTGATGTAGTTCGATACATGACAGAGTAGTGATCTACTCGAAGGTTCGCTagcatttttttctctcttttttctgtATGCTGTTTCACATACAACAATTACAAGAAAATTGCAATCaacgaagaagaagataagaagaagaagagcctaAACTAGCAGTAAAAGTGAATATAAACATACCACAGCTAGTTACCTGAACTTTTCACAATAttgatttgatcataaatttttcactaaaaagATTAATCAGGTGTCTGCGCAGTAACGCTGTGACCGATAGAATTACGAATGTTCATTCCATAGTCGATACCACAAATTGTACGATAAAATCGTCACCCGTGCAATTATTGTATTCACATGGCGATTTCATACGACTAAAATGGAAACCAATGATCGGCGTGCAAAGATTGGTGGAGATCAGGAAATATCTATTAGGCGAGGATTGGAGAAAAGCTGTGATGAGCTAAATTGcattatcaaaaacaaaaaaaaatacagggATTATCACAGTATTCAACACTGTACAACATTACGTCGAACACCTTGTATCACCAATATTCCTGGCTAGTAAGCGAGAAAGGCCCGACGTCACCCCACCAACGACACATTCGACGGTCTAGAGTAAAACGAAGAAGAGATCAATCAAATTTTCGGATCATTCGTCGCGGAATCTGATCG
Coding sequences:
- the LOC109725199 gene encoding formin-like protein 6, yielding MMIHNFGIIFCVISEEMQAVSKGPEKVEQELTASENDGRVSETFRKTLKTFLNVAEAEVRALTSLYSNVGRNADALALYFGEGPARCPFEQDYWCCFKTTLKNKKGYVAPSPPPTRRDGCSSLLLLCLTRH